In Drosophila teissieri strain GT53w chromosome 2R, Prin_Dtei_1.1, whole genome shotgun sequence, the following proteins share a genomic window:
- the LOC122615283 gene encoding G protein alpha q subunit isoform X1 codes for MECCLSEEAKEQKRINQEIEKQLRRDKRDARRELKLLLLGTGESGKSTFIKQMRIIHGSGYSDEDKRGYIKLVFQNIFMAMQSMIKAMDMLKISYGQGEHSELADLVMSIDYETVTTFEDPYLNAIKTLWDDAGIQECYDRRREYQLTDSAKYYLKDLDRVAQPAYLPTEQDILRVRVPTTGIIEYPFDLEEIRFRMVDVGGQRSERRKWIHCFENVTSIIFLVALSEYDQILFESDNENRMEESKALFRTIITYPWFQNSSVILFLNKKDLLEEKIMYSHLVDYFPEYDGPQRDAITAREFILRMFVDLNPDSEKIIYSHFTCATDTENIRFVFAAVKDTILQSNLKEYNLV; via the exons ATGGAGTGCTGTTTATCGGAGGAGGCCAAGGAACAAAAGCGCATCAATCAGGAAATCGAGAAGCAGTTGCGCCGAGACAAGAGAGATGCGCGCCGCGAGCTTAAACTGCTACTACTGG GCACTGGCGAGTCCGGGAAGTCCACATTCATCAAACAGATGCGTATTATCCACGGCAGCGGTTACTCGGACGAGGACAAGCGTGGGTACATCAAGCTGGTGTTTCAGAACATATTCATGGCCATGCAGTCAATGATCAAGGCCATGGATATGCTGAAGATTTCCTATGGTCAGGGAGAGCATAGT GAACTGGCCGATCTGGTGATGAGCATCGATTACGAGACCGTTACCACGTTCGAGGATCCATACTTGAATGCCATCAAAACGCTTTGGGACGATGCTGGCATCCAGGAGTGCTATGATCGTCGTAGGGAATATCAGCTGACTGATTCAGCCAAATA TTATCTAAAGGATCTCGATCGTGTGGCTCAACCTGCATATTTACCCACTGAGCAAGACATTTTAAGAGTTCGTGTGCCGACAACAGGGATAATTGAGTATCCCTTTGATTTAGAAGAAATCAGATTTAG AATGGTGGACGTCGGAGGTCAGCGATCCGAGAGAAGAAAGTGGATTCATTGCTTTGAGAATGTGAcatcaattatatttttggtagCGCTATCGGAGTACGATCAAATCTTGTTTGAATCTGATAATGAG AATCGAATGGAGGAATCTAAAGCTTTATTTCGTACTATAATTACATACCCTTGGTTTCAAAATTCGTCAGTTATTCTATTCCTGAATAAGAAGGACTTGTTGGAGGAGAAAATAATGTATTCGCATTTGGTAGACTATTTTCCCGAATACGATG GTCCTCAGCGAGATGCAATAACGGCCCGAGAGTTTATACTGCGAATGTTTGTAGATTTAAATCCAGATTCCGAAAAAATTATCTATTCTCATTTCACGTGTGCTACAG ATACGGAAAATATAAGGTTTGTGTTTGCAGCTGTGAAGGACACAATTCTGCAATCGAACCTTAAGGAATATAATTTGGTCTAA
- the LOC122615283 gene encoding G protein alpha q subunit isoform X4 → MECCLSEEAKEQKRINQEIEKQLRRDKRDARRELKLLLLGTGESGKSTFIKQMRIIHGSGYSDEDKRGYIKLVFQNIFMAMQSMIKAMDMLKISYGQGEHSELADLVMSIDYETVTTFEDPYLNAIKTLWDDAGIQECYDRRREYQLTDSAKYYLKDLDRVAQPAYLPTEQDILRVRVPTTGIIEYPFDLEEIRFRMVDVGGQRSERRKWIHCFENVTSIIFLVALSEYDQILFESDNENRMEESKALFRTIITYPWFQNSSVILFLNKKDLLEEKIMYSHLVDYFPEYDGPQRDAITAREFILRM, encoded by the exons ATGGAGTGCTGTTTATCGGAGGAGGCCAAGGAACAAAAGCGCATCAATCAGGAAATCGAGAAGCAGTTGCGCCGAGACAAGAGAGATGCGCGCCGCGAGCTTAAACTGCTACTACTGG GCACTGGCGAGTCCGGGAAGTCCACATTCATCAAACAGATGCGTATTATCCACGGCAGCGGTTACTCGGACGAGGACAAGCGTGGGTACATCAAGCTGGTGTTTCAGAACATATTCATGGCCATGCAGTCAATGATCAAGGCCATGGATATGCTGAAGATTTCCTATGGTCAGGGAGAGCATAGT GAACTGGCCGATCTGGTGATGAGCATCGATTACGAGACCGTTACCACGTTCGAGGATCCATACTTGAATGCCATCAAAACGCTTTGGGACGATGCTGGCATCCAGGAGTGCTATGATCGTCGTAGGGAATATCAGCTGACTGATTCAGCCAAATA TTATCTAAAGGATCTCGATCGTGTGGCTCAACCTGCATATTTACCCACTGAGCAAGACATTTTAAGAGTTCGTGTGCCGACAACAGGGATAATTGAGTATCCCTTTGATTTAGAAGAAATCAGATTTAG AATGGTGGACGTCGGAGGTCAGCGATCCGAGAGAAGAAAGTGGATTCATTGCTTTGAGAATGTGAcatcaattatatttttggtagCGCTATCGGAGTACGATCAAATCTTGTTTGAATCTGATAATGAG AATCGAATGGAGGAATCTAAAGCTTTATTTCGTACTATAATTACATACCCTTGGTTTCAAAATTCGTCAGTTATTCTATTCCTGAATAAGAAGGACTTGTTGGAGGAGAAAATAATGTATTCGCATTTGGTAGACTATTTTCCCGAATACGATG GTCCTCAGCGAGATGCAATAACGGCCCGAGAGTTTATACTGCGAAT GTAA
- the LOC122615283 gene encoding G protein alpha q subunit isoform X2, with translation MECCLSEEAKEQKRINQEIEKQLRRDKRDARRELKLLLLGTGESGKSTFIKQMRIIHGSGYSDEDKRGYIKLVFQNIFMAMQSMIKAMDMLKISYGQGEHSELADLVMSIDYETVTTFEDPYLNAIKTLWDDAGIQECYDRRREYQLTDSAKYYLKDLDRVAQPAYLPTEQDILRVRVPTTGIIEYPFDLEEIRFRMVDVGGQRSERRKWIHCFENVTSIIFLVALSEYDQILFESDNENRMEESKALFRTIITYPWFQNSSVILFLNKKDLLEEKIMYSHLVDYFPEYDGPQRDAITAREFILRMFVDLNPDSEKIIYSHFTCATDTENIKLVFCAVKDTIMQNALKEFNLG, from the exons ATGGAGTGCTGTTTATCGGAGGAGGCCAAGGAACAAAAGCGCATCAATCAGGAAATCGAGAAGCAGTTGCGCCGAGACAAGAGAGATGCGCGCCGCGAGCTTAAACTGCTACTACTGG GCACTGGCGAGTCCGGGAAGTCCACATTCATCAAACAGATGCGTATTATCCACGGCAGCGGTTACTCGGACGAGGACAAGCGTGGGTACATCAAGCTGGTGTTTCAGAACATATTCATGGCCATGCAGTCAATGATCAAGGCCATGGATATGCTGAAGATTTCCTATGGTCAGGGAGAGCATAGT GAACTGGCCGATCTGGTGATGAGCATCGATTACGAGACCGTTACCACGTTCGAGGATCCATACTTGAATGCCATCAAAACGCTTTGGGACGATGCTGGCATCCAGGAGTGCTATGATCGTCGTAGGGAATATCAGCTGACTGATTCAGCCAAATA TTATCTAAAGGATCTCGATCGTGTGGCTCAACCTGCATATTTACCCACTGAGCAAGACATTTTAAGAGTTCGTGTGCCGACAACAGGGATAATTGAGTATCCCTTTGATTTAGAAGAAATCAGATTTAG AATGGTGGACGTCGGAGGTCAGCGATCCGAGAGAAGAAAGTGGATTCATTGCTTTGAGAATGTGAcatcaattatatttttggtagCGCTATCGGAGTACGATCAAATCTTGTTTGAATCTGATAATGAG AATCGAATGGAGGAATCTAAAGCTTTATTTCGTACTATAATTACATACCCTTGGTTTCAAAATTCGTCAGTTATTCTATTCCTGAATAAGAAGGACTTGTTGGAGGAGAAAATAATGTATTCGCATTTGGTAGACTATTTTCCCGAATACGATG GTCCTCAGCGAGATGCAATAACGGCCCGAGAGTTTATACTGCGAATGTTTGTAGATTTAAATCCAGATTCCGAAAAAATTATCTATTCTCATTTCACGTGTGCTACAG ATACCGAAAACATCAAACTTGTGTTCTGCGCTGTCAAAGATAcaattatgcaaaatgcacTTAAGGAATTCAATTTGGGCTAA
- the LOC122615283 gene encoding G protein alpha q subunit isoform X3, whose translation MECCLSEEAKEQKRINQEIEKQLRRDKRDARRELKLLLLGTGESGKSTFIKQMRIIHGSGYSDEDKRGYIKLVFQNIFMAMQSMIKAMDMLKISYGQGEHSELADLVMSIDYETVTTFEDPYLNAIKTLWDDAGIQECYDRRREYQLTDSAKYYLKDLDRVAQPAYLPTEQDILRVRVPTTGIIEYPFDLEEIRFRMVDVGGQRSERRKWIHCFENVTSIIFLVALSEYDQILFESDNENRMEESKALFRTIITYPWFQNSSVILFLNKKDLLEEKIMYSHLVDYFPEYDGPQRDAITAREFILRMFVDLNPDSEKIIYSHFTCATVFSLKEGLVK comes from the exons ATGGAGTGCTGTTTATCGGAGGAGGCCAAGGAACAAAAGCGCATCAATCAGGAAATCGAGAAGCAGTTGCGCCGAGACAAGAGAGATGCGCGCCGCGAGCTTAAACTGCTACTACTGG GCACTGGCGAGTCCGGGAAGTCCACATTCATCAAACAGATGCGTATTATCCACGGCAGCGGTTACTCGGACGAGGACAAGCGTGGGTACATCAAGCTGGTGTTTCAGAACATATTCATGGCCATGCAGTCAATGATCAAGGCCATGGATATGCTGAAGATTTCCTATGGTCAGGGAGAGCATAGT GAACTGGCCGATCTGGTGATGAGCATCGATTACGAGACCGTTACCACGTTCGAGGATCCATACTTGAATGCCATCAAAACGCTTTGGGACGATGCTGGCATCCAGGAGTGCTATGATCGTCGTAGGGAATATCAGCTGACTGATTCAGCCAAATA TTATCTAAAGGATCTCGATCGTGTGGCTCAACCTGCATATTTACCCACTGAGCAAGACATTTTAAGAGTTCGTGTGCCGACAACAGGGATAATTGAGTATCCCTTTGATTTAGAAGAAATCAGATTTAG AATGGTGGACGTCGGAGGTCAGCGATCCGAGAGAAGAAAGTGGATTCATTGCTTTGAGAATGTGAcatcaattatatttttggtagCGCTATCGGAGTACGATCAAATCTTGTTTGAATCTGATAATGAG AATCGAATGGAGGAATCTAAAGCTTTATTTCGTACTATAATTACATACCCTTGGTTTCAAAATTCGTCAGTTATTCTATTCCTGAATAAGAAGGACTTGTTGGAGGAGAAAATAATGTATTCGCATTTGGTAGACTATTTTCCCGAATACGATG GTCCTCAGCGAGATGCAATAACGGCCCGAGAGTTTATACTGCGAATGTTTGTAGATTTAAATCCAGATTCCGAAAAAATTATCTATTCTCATTTCACGTGTGCTACAG TTTTCAGCCTAAAGGAGGGACTGGTCAAATG A